One Streptomyces lincolnensis genomic region harbors:
- the paaD gene encoding 1,2-phenylacetyl-CoA epoxidase subunit PaaD: MVTTLTDVRHARRVAEQVPDPELPMLTLADLGVLRDVEVTGDGTVVASLTPTYSGCPAMAEMRADVAARLREAGYARVEIRTVLNPPWTTDWITPQGRRKLAEHGIAPPGAAPRHPAGPVPLVLSPPRRTVACPRCGSADTEETSRFAATSCKALWRCLTCREPFEYVKEI, from the coding sequence ATGGTGACCACCCTGACGGACGTCCGGCACGCCCGGCGCGTCGCCGAGCAGGTGCCCGACCCCGAGTTGCCCATGCTGACCCTGGCCGACCTGGGCGTCCTGCGGGATGTCGAGGTGACCGGGGACGGCACGGTGGTGGCGAGCCTGACCCCGACCTACTCGGGCTGCCCGGCCATGGCCGAGATGCGCGCGGACGTCGCCGCACGGCTGCGGGAGGCGGGGTACGCGCGCGTGGAGATCCGCACCGTCCTGAACCCGCCCTGGACCACCGACTGGATCACCCCTCAGGGCCGCCGCAAGCTCGCCGAGCACGGCATCGCCCCGCCCGGCGCCGCACCCCGCCACCCGGCCGGCCCGGTCCCGCTCGTGCTGTCGCCCCCCCGGCGCACCGTGGCCTGCCCCCGCTGCGGCTCCGCGGACACCGAGGAGACCTCCCGCTTCGCCGCCACCTCCTGCAAGGCCCTGTGGCGCTGCCTCACCTGCCGCGAGCCGTTCGAGTACGTCAAGGAGATCTGA
- the paaE gene encoding 1,2-phenylacetyl-CoA epoxidase subunit PaaE — translation MAAPNPATTSAPNAPNGVPTPDAVTPESSVTPNPTPSPVPARTRRRPAFHRLRIAGVQPLCADAAAVGFEIPGDLAEEFAFAPGQSLTLRREIDGRDERRSYSICSPAGSAPRIGVRVVPGGLFSSWLVNDLRLGDTVEVMAPTGVFTPDLATPGHHVLIAAGSGITPMISIAESVLAADSRSTVTLFYGNRRTDTVMFADDLADLKDLYPARFQLAHVLSREPREAEVLSGRLDAERLALLIGSLVDVENADHWWLCGPHGMVRDARQVLADLGVPGDRVHQELFYADDEPVREVHHEEATVDGPVSQVTVTLDGRTTTSALPRGRSILDGAQQTRLDLPFACKGGVCGTCRALITEGEADMRRNFALEAAEVDAGYVLTCQSYPVSETLTVDYDS, via the coding sequence ATGGCCGCCCCGAACCCCGCGACCACCTCGGCCCCGAACGCCCCGAACGGTGTGCCGACGCCGGATGCGGTGACTCCGGAGAGCTCGGTCACCCCGAATCCCACCCCCTCGCCCGTGCCCGCACGCACCCGCCGCCGTCCCGCCTTCCACCGCCTGCGTATCGCCGGCGTCCAGCCGCTGTGCGCGGACGCGGCGGCCGTCGGCTTCGAGATCCCCGGGGACCTGGCCGAGGAGTTCGCCTTCGCGCCCGGCCAGTCCCTGACCCTGCGGCGCGAGATCGACGGCCGGGACGAGCGGCGCTCGTACTCGATCTGCTCGCCCGCCGGCTCGGCGCCGCGTATCGGCGTGCGGGTGGTGCCGGGCGGGCTGTTCTCCTCGTGGCTGGTCAACGACCTGCGCCTCGGTGACACGGTCGAGGTGATGGCACCCACCGGCGTCTTCACGCCCGACCTCGCGACCCCCGGTCATCACGTGCTGATCGCGGCCGGCTCGGGCATCACCCCCATGATCTCCATCGCCGAGTCCGTCCTGGCCGCCGACTCCCGCTCGACGGTCACCCTCTTCTACGGCAACCGCCGCACCGACACGGTGATGTTCGCCGACGACCTGGCCGACCTGAAGGACCTCTACCCGGCCCGCTTCCAGCTCGCGCACGTCCTGTCCCGCGAGCCCCGGGAGGCCGAGGTGCTCTCCGGGCGCCTGGACGCCGAGCGGCTCGCGCTGCTCATCGGTTCCCTGGTCGACGTGGAGAACGCCGACCACTGGTGGCTGTGCGGCCCGCACGGCATGGTCCGCGACGCCCGCCAGGTCCTGGCCGACCTGGGCGTACCCGGCGACCGGGTCCACCAGGAACTGTTCTACGCGGACGACGAGCCCGTGCGGGAGGTCCATCACGAGGAGGCCACCGTCGACGGACCCGTCAGCCAGGTCACCGTCACCCTCGACGGCCGCACCACCACCTCCGCCCTGCCCCGCGGCCGCAGCATCCTCGACGGCGCCCAGCAGACCCGCCTCGACCTGCCCTTCGCGTGCAAGGGCGGCGTCTGCGGCACCTGCCGTGCCCTGATCACCGAAGGCGAGGCGGACATGCGCCGCAACTTCGCCCTCGAAGCGGCCGAGGTCGACGCGGGCTACGTCCTGACCTGCCAGTCGTACCCGGTCTCCGAGACGCTGACGGTCGACTACGACAGCTGA
- a CDS encoding LacI family DNA-binding transcriptional regulator, whose product MTPSATGGAVPKGRSRRNFAGARPVMDDVARLAGVSKQTVSRVLNDHPSVRAETREAVLEAMRTLGYRPSRSARSLASGRTRMLGVISFDAARYGPASILTAINTAAQEAGYLVSSIALDTADHDTVVEAVDRLSAEGADGVIAIAPQLWVGRALADTSVDTPLVVLENGRDVETQLATGDSRAGARKATEHLLGLGHATVWHLAGPTGWTSAEHRLTSWRSTLRTAGVEIPEPLVGDWSAGSGYDLGRRLAGRPEVTAVFVSNDQMALGVLHALHEAGRSVPGDVSVVGYDDIPEAAHFLPPLTTVRTDFAEIGTRSLRLLLNRIDGSPEPPRPESLVPVDLVVRDSSGPAPTAPAPSQLS is encoded by the coding sequence ATGACCCCAAGCGCCACCGGCGGAGCCGTTCCGAAGGGGCGCAGCAGACGGAACTTCGCCGGGGCGCGCCCCGTGATGGACGACGTGGCCCGGCTGGCCGGCGTCTCCAAGCAGACCGTCTCCCGCGTGCTGAACGACCATCCCTCCGTCCGCGCCGAGACGCGCGAGGCGGTCCTTGAGGCCATGCGCACGCTCGGCTACCGGCCCAGCCGCAGTGCCAGGTCGCTGGCCAGCGGGCGGACCCGGATGCTCGGTGTGATCTCCTTCGACGCCGCCCGCTACGGGCCCGCCTCGATCCTCACCGCGATCAACACGGCCGCGCAGGAGGCCGGTTACCTGGTCAGCTCCATCGCCCTAGACACGGCAGACCACGACACCGTGGTGGAGGCCGTGGACCGGCTGTCGGCCGAGGGCGCGGACGGTGTGATCGCCATCGCCCCGCAGCTGTGGGTGGGCCGGGCGCTGGCCGACACCTCGGTGGACACGCCGCTGGTGGTCCTGGAGAACGGCCGCGACGTGGAGACCCAGCTGGCCACCGGCGATTCGCGGGCCGGGGCCCGCAAGGCGACCGAACACCTGCTGGGGCTCGGCCACGCGACCGTGTGGCACCTCGCGGGCCCGACCGGCTGGACCTCCGCCGAGCACCGTCTGACCAGCTGGCGGTCCACGTTGCGGACGGCGGGCGTCGAGATCCCCGAACCGCTCGTGGGCGACTGGAGCGCCGGGTCCGGCTACGACCTGGGCCGCCGGCTGGCCGGGCGCCCGGAGGTGACGGCGGTGTTCGTCTCCAACGACCAGATGGCCCTCGGCGTCCTGCATGCCCTGCACGAGGCGGGCCGCTCGGTGCCCGGTGACGTCAGCGTCGTCGGTTACGACGACATCCCGGAGGCGGCCCATTTCCTGCCGCCGCTGACCACGGTGCGCACCGACTTCGCGGAGATCGGCACCCGCTCGCTGCGGCTGCTGCTGAACCGGATCGACGGCTCCCCCGAGCCGCCCCGGCCCGAGTCGCTGGTCCCGGTCGACCTGGTCGTCCGGGACAGCAGCGGGCCGGCGCCCACGGCACCGGCGCCGTCTCAGCTGTCGTAG
- a CDS encoding beta-galactosidase, which yields MTRPHRLRVPIPDHAPVAGHLPFADAPGVPDPIGINSRWLTRGGRPWFPVSGEFHYSRYPAAEWEEELLKMKAGGVTAVASYLIWIHHEEIEGRVRFDGDRDLRRFAELCARHGLDFIPRVGPWSHAEVRNGGLPDWVLSRDCVPRTDDPAYLDAVRPWFAAIAGQLRGLDRAHGGPIVAIQIENELYDQPGHLLTLKRMAQEAGMSAPLWTSTAWGGVQLPPDELVPLYGGYTETFWTEADGGWPDTCRKHFFFTHQRDDEGIGADLRPTTVRGGEPDAFADRFPWATCELGGGMAVSYHRRPRVEPADIGALGLTKIGCGSVWQGFYMFHGGTNPAGELTPLQESHATGYPNDLPVLTYDFQAPLGEYGQYRPTYHELRLQHLLLADFGDRIAPMDSALPERRPAGQGDRETLRWAVRTDGVSGFLFVNNHQPHEPLPDHPDTAFTVEFPHGSEALTLPSAAVTVPSGAYFCWPLRLDVAGLRLEWATAQPVCTVDVDGRTVLVLSATDGIPAELALDSSTVASVSAPSGDLTPVDGRLLVTGLRPGTDALVEVDTADGGRVGLLVLDAATARTAYRGRAWGAERLVLSEAGVVFDHEEVRLHGADGPVSFAVLPAPGRAPVVDGTAVAGAADGVFTRYAVQGAPTAGDTPAQVTLVRPAGPAPEPVTGVQGRASAPADKHFDSVAAEYRVEVPADLPPGTLLRLRWTGDVGRAYVGEALVADQFFSGRVWDIGPGRLPADALRAEGLRLRILPLHADAPVYVPEQAGTAGRTADVVRAEWITHRRWSVRAG from the coding sequence GTGACCCGGCCGCACCGACTGCGCGTACCGATCCCCGATCACGCCCCGGTGGCCGGGCACCTGCCCTTCGCCGACGCCCCCGGTGTGCCGGACCCGATCGGGATCAACAGCCGTTGGCTCACCCGCGGCGGCCGCCCGTGGTTCCCGGTGTCCGGCGAGTTCCACTACTCCCGCTACCCGGCCGCGGAGTGGGAGGAGGAGCTGCTGAAGATGAAGGCGGGCGGCGTCACGGCCGTCGCCAGTTACCTCATCTGGATCCACCACGAGGAGATCGAGGGGCGCGTCCGCTTCGACGGCGACCGCGACCTGCGCCGCTTCGCCGAACTGTGCGCCCGCCACGGCCTGGACTTCATCCCGCGCGTGGGCCCCTGGTCCCACGCCGAGGTCCGCAACGGCGGGCTGCCCGACTGGGTGCTGTCCCGCGATTGCGTACCGCGCACCGACGACCCGGCCTACCTGGACGCCGTACGGCCGTGGTTCGCGGCGATCGCCGGGCAACTGCGCGGTCTCGACCGGGCGCACGGCGGCCCGATCGTGGCGATCCAGATCGAGAACGAGCTCTACGACCAGCCGGGCCACCTGCTCACCCTCAAGCGCATGGCCCAAGAGGCCGGGATGAGCGCCCCGTTGTGGACGTCGACCGCCTGGGGCGGGGTCCAACTCCCCCCGGACGAGCTGGTTCCGCTGTACGGCGGGTACACCGAGACGTTCTGGACCGAGGCGGACGGAGGCTGGCCCGACACCTGCCGCAAGCACTTCTTCTTCACCCACCAGCGCGACGACGAGGGCATCGGCGCCGACCTCAGACCGACCACCGTGCGCGGCGGCGAGCCGGACGCGTTCGCGGACCGATTCCCGTGGGCCACCTGCGAGTTGGGCGGCGGCATGGCGGTGTCCTACCACCGGCGGCCGCGCGTCGAGCCCGCCGACATCGGGGCGCTGGGCCTCACCAAGATCGGCTGCGGTTCGGTCTGGCAGGGCTTCTACATGTTCCACGGCGGCACCAACCCCGCCGGGGAGCTCACCCCGCTCCAGGAGTCCCACGCCACCGGCTATCCCAACGACCTGCCGGTCCTGACGTACGACTTCCAGGCCCCGCTCGGCGAGTACGGCCAGTACCGGCCGACCTACCACGAACTGCGCCTCCAGCACCTGCTGTTGGCGGACTTCGGAGACCGTATCGCTCCGATGGACTCCGCTCTGCCCGAGCGGCGGCCGGCCGGGCAGGGCGACCGGGAGACGCTGCGGTGGGCCGTGCGCACCGACGGCGTCTCGGGCTTCCTGTTCGTCAACAACCACCAGCCGCACGAGCCGCTGCCGGACCACCCGGACACGGCGTTCACGGTCGAATTCCCCCACGGTTCCGAGGCCTTGACCCTGCCGAGCGCTGCGGTCACCGTGCCGAGCGGTGCCTACTTCTGCTGGCCGCTGCGGCTCGACGTGGCGGGCCTGCGGCTGGAGTGGGCCACCGCCCAGCCGGTGTGCACGGTCGACGTCGACGGCCGTACGGTCCTCGTGCTGTCCGCGACCGACGGCATTCCTGCCGAACTCGCCCTGGACTCCTCCACGGTGGCGTCCGTGAGCGCGCCGTCCGGTGATCTCACTCCGGTGGACGGCCGGCTGCTGGTGACCGGGCTGCGGCCCGGTACCGACGCCCTGGTCGAGGTGGACACGGCCGACGGCGGCCGGGTGGGGCTGCTGGTCCTGGACGCGGCGACCGCCCGTACCGCCTACCGGGGCCGGGCGTGGGGTGCCGAGCGGCTGGTGCTGAGCGAGGCGGGTGTGGTCTTCGACCACGAGGAGGTACGGCTGCACGGAGCGGACGGGCCGGTGTCGTTCGCGGTGCTGCCCGCTCCGGGTCGGGCGCCGGTGGTGGACGGGACGGCGGTGGCGGGAGCGGCCGACGGCGTCTTCACGCGGTACGCGGTGCAGGGCGCCCCCACGGCCGGGGACACGCCCGCCCAGGTCACCCTGGTCCGCCCCGCCGGGCCGGCTCCGGAGCCCGTCACGGGCGTACAGGGCCGGGCGAGCGCTCCCGCGGACAAGCACTTCGACTCCGTGGCCGCCGAGTACCGCGTCGAGGTGCCGGCCGACCTGCCACCGGGGACCCTGCTGCGGCTGCGCTGGACGGGCGACGTGGGCCGGGCCTACGTCGGGGAGGCGCTCGTCGCCGACCAGTTCTTCTCGGGCCGGGTCTGGGACATCGGCCCGGGCCGGTTGCCCGCCGACGCGCTGCGCGCCGAGGGGCTGCGGCTGCGGATCCTGCCCCTGCACGCCGACGCCCCGGTGTACGTGCCGGAACAGGCGGGCACCGCCGGGCGGACGGCCGACGTGGTGCGTGCCGAGTGGATCACCCATCGCCGGTGGTCGGTCCGGGCCGGCTGA
- a CDS encoding glycoside hydrolase family 35 protein, with protein MPALTTTSDGFLLHGEPFRIISGALHYFRVHPDQWTDRLRKARLMGLNTVETYLPWNLHEPEPGTLVLDGLLDLPRFLRLAQAEGLHVLLRPGPYICAEWDGGGLPAWLVSDPDIRLRTSDPRFTDAFDRYLDQLLPPLLPHLAANGGPVIAVQVENEYGAYGDDTAYLAHVEEALRTRGVEELLFTCDQANAKHLAAGSLPGTVSGGTFGGRVDEHLAALRAHRPEGPLFCSEFWIGWFDHWGGPHHTRSAENAAADLDRLLAAGASVNIYMFHGGTNFGFTNGANHHHTYAPTVTSYDYDAALAESGDPGPKYHAFRDVIARYAPVPDEPAPAPSPKLPLTTVALDRRAPLLPHLRTLEGAVRGEDPVTMDELGAPTGYALYRTTVPAAGDGLLHFAGGVGDRAQVFVDGASVGVLERERHDETLPVRVPYAGATLEVLVENQGGVNYGPRIGAPKGLLGPVSFQGTVLHGWECRPVPLDDLEALPFEPSEATSDAVPAFHRGTFEVETPADTFLALPGWTKGQAWVNGFHLGRYWNRGPQHTLYVPGPVLRPGANDLVLLELHATTGTRVQLTDTPDLGPENHS; from the coding sequence ATGCCCGCTCTGACGACGACGTCCGACGGTTTCCTCCTGCACGGCGAGCCGTTCCGGATCATCTCCGGTGCCCTGCACTACTTCCGGGTCCACCCCGACCAGTGGACCGACCGGCTGCGCAAGGCCCGTCTGATGGGCCTCAACACGGTCGAGACGTACCTGCCGTGGAACCTCCACGAGCCCGAACCCGGCACGCTCGTCCTCGACGGCCTGCTCGACCTGCCCCGCTTCCTGCGGCTGGCGCAGGCCGAGGGCCTGCACGTCCTGCTGCGTCCGGGCCCGTACATCTGCGCCGAGTGGGACGGCGGCGGCCTGCCCGCGTGGCTCGTCTCCGACCCCGACATCCGGCTGCGCACCAGCGACCCCCGCTTCACCGACGCCTTCGACCGCTACCTCGACCAGCTCCTGCCCCCGCTGCTCCCCCACCTCGCCGCGAACGGCGGCCCGGTGATCGCCGTCCAGGTGGAGAACGAGTACGGCGCCTACGGCGACGACACGGCCTACCTCGCGCACGTCGAGGAGGCCCTGCGGACCCGCGGGGTCGAGGAGTTGCTGTTCACCTGCGACCAGGCCAACGCCAAGCACCTGGCCGCCGGCAGCCTGCCCGGCACGGTCAGCGGCGGCACCTTCGGCGGCCGCGTCGACGAGCACCTGGCGGCGCTGCGCGCGCACCGGCCCGAAGGCCCGCTGTTCTGCTCGGAGTTCTGGATCGGCTGGTTCGACCACTGGGGCGGCCCGCACCACACCCGGTCGGCGGAGAACGCCGCGGCCGACCTGGACCGGCTGCTGGCGGCGGGTGCCTCGGTCAACATCTACATGTTCCACGGCGGCACCAACTTCGGCTTCACCAACGGCGCCAACCACCACCACACCTACGCGCCCACCGTCACGTCGTACGACTACGACGCCGCGCTCGCCGAAAGCGGCGACCCCGGCCCGAAGTACCACGCCTTCCGTGACGTCATCGCCCGGTACGCGCCCGTGCCCGACGAGCCCGCCCCGGCGCCGAGCCCCAAACTCCCGCTCACCACCGTCGCCCTGGACCGCCGCGCGCCGCTGCTGCCGCACCTGCGCACCCTGGAGGGGGCGGTGCGCGGCGAGGACCCGGTGACCATGGACGAACTCGGGGCACCCACCGGGTACGCGCTCTACCGCACCACGGTGCCGGCCGCGGGCGACGGTCTGCTGCACTTCGCGGGCGGGGTCGGCGACCGCGCGCAGGTCTTCGTGGACGGCGCCTCCGTCGGCGTACTGGAACGCGAGCGCCATGATGAGACGCTGCCGGTGCGCGTGCCGTACGCCGGTGCCACGCTGGAGGTCCTGGTGGAGAACCAGGGCGGGGTCAACTACGGTCCGCGGATCGGGGCTCCGAAGGGTCTGCTCGGCCCGGTGTCCTTCCAGGGGACCGTCCTGCACGGCTGGGAGTGCCGGCCCGTGCCGCTGGACGACCTGGAGGCGCTGCCGTTCGAGCCGTCGGAGGCGACCTCGGACGCCGTGCCCGCCTTCCACCGGGGGACGTTCGAAGTGGAGACACCCGCCGACACCTTCCTCGCGCTGCCCGGCTGGACCAAGGGCCAGGCCTGGGTCAACGGCTTCCACCTGGGCCGTTACTGGAATCGCGGCCCGCAGCACACCCTGTACGTGCCCGGACCGGTCCTGCGCCCGGGCGCCAACGACCTCGTCCTGCTGGAGCTGCACGCCACGACCGGCACCCGTGTCCAGCTCACCGACACGCCCGATCTCGGACCGGAGAACCACTCGTGA
- a CDS encoding MFS transporter — protein MVASCVGFVLIGALQALYGPAIPGFREEFGLSPSAAGLGLSAHFVGGVAGVLLFDRLYGRIGDRRILGASYLLMAVGAAGFALAPNWPTALAAALLAGLGFGGIDYGLNQLFAVGFGHRSAAMLNILNAHFGIGAILGPALIGAVGSAHYPAVFLGFALANLPLLLCLRGVRDRAPQPSDPAAAGGDAGGVLGRSLGSVLAVFVALYVLHVGIEAGVGGWEPTHLETVGYGAGIAATATSVYWLMMTVGRFLVAPIALRFSAQAIITVSCAGMTACLLLASIPALAPYAYAGVGLFIAPIFPTGLPWLHRAAPTARRAGALVIAASMVGGVVAGPALGKAIEASGVRAVPLLLGGVSALCLAATLWLIRATRRR, from the coding sequence GTGGTCGCGTCCTGCGTGGGCTTCGTGCTCATCGGCGCGCTCCAGGCCCTCTACGGTCCGGCCATCCCCGGGTTCCGGGAGGAGTTCGGCCTCTCGCCCTCGGCTGCGGGGCTCGGTCTGAGCGCCCACTTCGTCGGCGGAGTGGCCGGAGTGCTGCTGTTCGACCGGCTCTACGGCCGGATCGGAGACCGGCGGATCCTCGGTGCCTCGTACCTGCTCATGGCGGTCGGTGCGGCCGGCTTCGCGCTGGCGCCGAACTGGCCGACGGCACTGGCGGCGGCGCTGCTGGCCGGGCTCGGCTTCGGCGGCATCGACTACGGCCTCAACCAGCTGTTCGCGGTCGGCTTCGGGCACCGTTCGGCCGCGATGCTGAACATCCTCAACGCCCACTTCGGCATCGGCGCGATCCTCGGCCCGGCGCTGATCGGCGCGGTGGGATCCGCCCACTACCCGGCCGTGTTCCTGGGCTTCGCGCTCGCCAACCTCCCCCTGCTGCTGTGCCTCAGGGGCGTCCGTGACCGGGCTCCGCAGCCGAGCGACCCGGCGGCCGCCGGCGGTGACGCCGGCGGGGTCCTCGGTCGCAGCCTGGGCTCGGTGCTCGCGGTGTTCGTCGCGCTGTACGTGCTGCACGTCGGCATCGAGGCGGGCGTCGGCGGCTGGGAACCCACGCATCTGGAGACCGTCGGCTACGGCGCCGGCATCGCCGCGACCGCCACCTCGGTGTACTGGCTGATGATGACCGTCGGCAGGTTCCTGGTCGCCCCGATCGCGCTGCGCTTCTCGGCGCAGGCCATCATCACGGTCTCCTGCGCGGGCATGACGGCCTGTCTGCTGCTGGCCTCGATACCGGCCCTCGCGCCCTACGCCTACGCCGGTGTCGGCCTGTTCATCGCCCCGATCTTCCCCACCGGCCTGCCCTGGCTGCACCGGGCGGCCCCGACCGCCCGCCGGGCCGGAGCCCTGGTCATCGCCGCGTCCATGGTCGGCGGTGTCGTCGCGGGCCCGGCGCTCGGCAAGGCGATCGAGGCATCCGGCGTCCGCGCGGTGCCGCTGCTGCTGGGCGGTGTCTCGGCGCTGTGTCTGGCCGCCACACTCTGGCTGATCCGCGCCACGAGACGCCGCTGA
- a CDS encoding helix-turn-helix transcriptional regulator: MAGNAGGLLDAERDAILAALAPVLEGLVATFGPVCEVVLHDYRRPEQSVVAIAGSVTGRTVGGAMSEIGLRMVARGQEATDELNYLTRTPSGEIVKSSTMALRDSTGAVFGALCVNLDVSAVTEAHALLGALAGVARAPADLPVTTFGNDIDSVVDVMLDAHQLHQNRPWAALDRAERLDLFRSLDERGVFAVRGAVEQVAGRLGISRASAYSYLSQSRAQADTATESTSDSPSDTTSHSAGGPA; the protein is encoded by the coding sequence GTGGCGGGTAATGCGGGCGGCCTCCTGGACGCCGAACGGGACGCGATCCTTGCCGCGCTGGCCCCGGTCCTTGAAGGGCTCGTGGCCACCTTCGGCCCGGTGTGCGAGGTGGTCCTCCATGACTACCGGCGCCCGGAGCAGTCGGTGGTCGCCATCGCCGGCTCGGTGACCGGGCGCACCGTAGGCGGGGCGATGAGCGAGATCGGCCTGCGGATGGTCGCCCGCGGCCAGGAGGCGACCGACGAGCTGAACTACCTCACCCGGACCCCGTCCGGAGAGATCGTCAAGTCGTCCACGATGGCGCTGCGCGACTCCACGGGCGCGGTGTTCGGCGCGCTGTGCGTCAATCTCGACGTCTCCGCGGTCACCGAGGCCCACGCCCTGCTCGGCGCCCTCGCCGGGGTCGCCCGGGCCCCCGCCGACCTGCCGGTCACCACGTTCGGCAACGACATCGACTCCGTCGTCGACGTGATGCTCGACGCCCACCAGCTCCACCAGAACCGGCCGTGGGCGGCGCTCGATCGCGCGGAACGACTGGACCTGTTCCGCAGCCTGGACGAGCGCGGTGTGTTCGCCGTGCGCGGCGCGGTCGAGCAGGTGGCCGGCCGGCTCGGCATCTCCCGCGCCTCCGCGTACAGCTATCTCTCCCAGTCCCGAGCACAGGCGGACACAGCGACCGAATCCACTTCCGACTCCCCTTCCGACACCACTTCCCACTCCGCTGGAGGGCCCGCGTGA
- a CDS encoding pyridoxal-phosphate dependent enzyme: MTTTTPPITLDDVRDAAARLKGVAHRTPVLRSRTLDELVGAEVFLKCENFQRVGAFKFRGAYNAASRLTPEQLARGIAAYSSGNHAQAVALAARELGTTAVIVMPEDTPASKRAATAGYGAEIVTYDRYTGDRVAIGEALAAERNLALIPPYEHPHVMAGQGTAALELLEEAGELGALMTPVGGGGLIAGSATAAKGLDAGIRMIGVEPEAGDDTRRSLEAGRRVTIPVPRTIADGQAVETPGELTFSVNRRLVDEIALVSDDEIRDAMRFAFERLKIVVEPSGATPLAALLSGRVSGLPPRIGVIVSGGNVDAERFARICAAGT; this comes from the coding sequence GTGACGACCACCACCCCACCGATCACCCTCGACGACGTCCGTGACGCGGCCGCCCGGCTCAAGGGCGTCGCCCACCGCACCCCCGTCCTGCGTTCGCGCACGCTCGACGAACTGGTCGGCGCCGAGGTCTTCCTCAAGTGCGAGAACTTCCAGCGCGTGGGGGCCTTCAAGTTCCGTGGCGCCTACAACGCGGCCTCCCGGCTCACCCCGGAGCAACTGGCCCGGGGCATCGCCGCCTACTCCTCCGGCAACCACGCCCAGGCCGTCGCCCTGGCCGCCCGGGAACTCGGCACCACCGCCGTGATCGTCATGCCGGAGGACACCCCGGCCTCGAAACGGGCCGCCACCGCCGGCTACGGCGCCGAGATCGTGACGTACGACCGCTACACCGGCGACCGCGTCGCCATCGGTGAAGCTCTCGCAGCCGAGCGGAACCTGGCGCTCATCCCGCCGTACGAACACCCGCACGTCATGGCGGGGCAGGGCACCGCGGCCCTTGAACTCCTCGAAGAGGCAGGGGAGTTGGGTGCGCTGATGACACCCGTGGGAGGGGGCGGGCTGATCGCCGGCAGCGCCACCGCCGCCAAGGGCCTGGATGCCGGGATCCGGATGATCGGTGTGGAGCCCGAGGCCGGGGACGACACCAGACGGTCGCTGGAGGCGGGCCGGCGGGTCACGATCCCCGTGCCCCGCACCATCGCCGACGGCCAGGCCGTGGAGACCCCGGGAGAACTGACCTTCTCCGTCAACCGGCGGCTCGTCGACGAGATCGCCCTGGTGTCGGACGACGAGATCCGGGACGCGATGCGGTTCGCCTTCGAGCGCCTGAAGATCGTCGTCGAGCCGAGCGGCGCGACTCCGCTGGCCGCCCTGCTCTCCGGCCGGGTGAGCGGCCTGCCGCCTCGGATCGGTGTGATCGTCTCCGGCGGGAACGTCGACGCCGAACGGTTCGCGCGGATCTGCGCGGCCGGCACCTGA
- a CDS encoding cupin domain-containing protein, with the protein MIEVKTLDKPDERRDFPQGHLEAVHLTGLDFAVATFEPGWRWSESVAPIAGTDSCQIHHNGYVVQGRLHVRMDNDGGESEVGPGDVFVCPPGHDAWVVGDEQVVVYDFAGGMAQEYAKAD; encoded by the coding sequence ATGATCGAGGTGAAGACACTCGACAAGCCGGACGAGCGCCGCGATTTCCCCCAGGGGCATCTCGAAGCCGTCCACCTCACCGGACTGGACTTCGCCGTCGCCACCTTCGAACCGGGCTGGCGCTGGTCGGAGTCCGTGGCCCCGATAGCGGGCACGGACAGCTGCCAGATCCACCACAACGGCTATGTCGTCCAGGGCCGTCTGCACGTCCGGATGGACAACGACGGTGGCGAGAGCGAGGTGGGCCCCGGGGACGTCTTCGTCTGCCCGCCCGGACATGACGCCTGGGTCGTCGGCGACGAACAGGTCGTGGTGTACGACTTCGCGGGCGGCATGGCTCAGGAGTACGCGAAAGCCGACTGA
- a CDS encoding helix-turn-helix domain-containing protein, with translation MSRASEDTNRRMLRARDAMDRSYAQPLDVPALARIAHVSQAHFARTFRATFGETPHRYLQRRRVERAMFLLRETDRSVTDICFEVGFASPGTFSRTFRDIVGRSPRAYRKEAGRASRAGAAAAVPTCFTMAWTRPHT, from the coding sequence GTGAGCCGTGCCTCCGAAGACACCAACCGTCGCATGCTGCGTGCCCGGGACGCCATGGACCGTTCCTACGCCCAGCCGTTGGACGTCCCGGCACTGGCCCGGATCGCCCATGTGTCCCAGGCGCACTTCGCCCGCACCTTCCGCGCCACCTTCGGGGAGACACCGCACCGCTACCTCCAGCGCCGGCGCGTCGAGCGCGCCATGTTCCTGCTGCGCGAGACCGACCGGAGCGTCACCGACATCTGCTTCGAGGTCGGCTTCGCCAGCCCGGGCACCTTCAGCCGGACGTTCCGCGACATCGTCGGCCGGTCGCCGCGCGCGTACCGCAAGGAAGCCGGGCGAGCCTCGCGGGCCGGCGCGGCGGCGGCCGTGCCGACCTGTTTCACGATGGCGTGGACGCGCCCACACACCTGA